The Aneurinibacillus sp. REN35 genomic interval TTTCGATCGTGCGCATCTATAGCCACCTCCACAGTTATTGTTTTGCTTTTTACTTCTTAATCCAAGCCATCATCTCACGGAGTTGCTTACCTACTTGCTCGATTTGATGCTCTTTTTCTATGCGGCGGCGCGCTCCGAATGCAGCACGGCCAGATTGATTTTCGATGATCCAGTTTTTAGCGAATTCACCTGTTTGAATCTCTTTTAATACTTTTTTCATCTCTTGCTTCGTCTCTTCTGTTACGATGCGTTGACCGATGCTATAGTCACCGAATTCAGCCGTGTCACTGATGGAATAACGCATGTATTCAAGACCGCCTTCATACATCAAATCTACGATCAATTTCAGTTCGTGCAAGCACTCGAAGTAAGCGATTTCTGGTGCATAGCCTGCTTCTACCAGTGTCTCAAAGCCCGCTTTTACAAGCTCAGACGTACCGCCGCACAATACCGCCTGCTCACCGAACAGGTCTGTTTCTGTCTCTTCACGGAATGTTGTCTCAATTACACCTGCACGCGTGCAGCCAATGCCGCTTGCATAAGCCAAGCCGATTTCTTTTGCTTTACCTGTTCCATCTTGGTATACAGCGAGCAATCCTGGTACGCCAAAGCCTTCTGTATACACGCGGCGAACCATATGACCCGGGCTCTTCGGCGCAACCATAACAACGTCAACGCCTTCTGGTGCTACGATCTGCTCGAAATGGATGTTAAAGCCGTGTGAGAAGAACAAGGCTGCGCCTTCTTTTAAGTTCGGCTCGATTTGCTCTTTGTACACTTTTCCCTGCATCTCATCTGGAAGCAGGATCATGATCAAGTCAGCGCGTGCCGCTGCTTCGTCTACTGTCAGTACTTCGAATCCATCAGCTTCCGCTTGGTCCCAAGAACGTCCTTTGCGCAGGCCGATGACTACTTTCATGCCGCTGTCGCGCAGGTTTTGGGCCTGTGCATGTCCTTGGCTGCCATAGCCAACGATTGCGATTGTTTTGCCTTGCAGAAGCTCTTGGTTTGCATCTTTTTCGTAGTACATTGTGATCATGGAAAGTTCCTCCCCTATTTGTGTGCTATTTATATTGAAATATGGTGATAACGTTGGTCATGTATATTGCTTATGCATTGCGTGATAGCGCTGGCGTTCCCCGACCGATGGCAGTAACACCTGTGCGTGATAGCTCTTTAATACCGTATGGCATCAACAACTCGATCAGCGCATCGATTTTGTCGGAATCTCCTGTTACCTGAATCACAAGAGAGATGGGACCTACGTCTACAATGCTCGCACGGAACGGTTCAATAATTCCGTTAATCTCGGCGCGGGTTGCAGGTGTTGCTTCTACTTTAATAAGTGCAAGCTCACGGGAAACCATAGCACCACTGCTTAAGTGCTGCACCTTGAGCACATCGATGAGCTTATGGAATTGCTTCATGATCTGCTCAATCGTCCGGTCATCACCGCTTGTCACGATGATCATCCGCGACAAGCCCGGTTCTTCGGACTGGCCAACGGTGATGCTATCGATATTAAAGCCACGCTGTCCCATCAGATTCGCTACCCGGGTCAGAACCCCCGGCTGGTCATTCACTAGAATTGAAATGGTATGTTTTTGTTCCATGCTATTCCTCATCTCCCAGAACCATTTGGTCAAGTGTGTTGCCGGCTGCTACCATCGGATAGACATTCTCTTCCGGTTCCACCACAAATTCGACAAGCACCGGGCCGCTCGTATTCATCGCTTCCTGCCACACTTGCTCCGCATCTTCATCATTCGATGCCCGCAAGCCTTTGATGCCGTAAGCTTCAGCAAGCTTAACAAAATCAACGCTCATACTCAGATCGATCTGGCTGTAGCGATGATCATAGAACAGCTCCTGCCACTGGCGAACCATCCCAAGACACCGGTTGTTAATAACAACAATCTTAATCGGAAGCTTATGGTTGGCAACAACCGCAAGCTCCTGCAGATTCATCTGGAAGCCGCCGTCCCCGCTCACGGAGATGACCACCTTATCCGGATGCGCCATCTGCGCTCCAATCGCTGCCGGGAAGCCGAATCCCATTGTACCTAAGCCGCCTGAAGAGATGAAAGAGCGCTGGTTTTTAAATTTGAAATATTGCGCCACCCACATCTGATGCTGACCTACGTCTGTCGTCACGATGGCGTCCCCGCCGGTTGACTCATACATGATCTCGATAGCTTTCTGCGGTTTTAAGTTACCTTCGGGACTGAGATTATAGCGATATGGGTGCTCCGCATTCCATGCGTGGATTTGTGCTACCCATTCATCGGAGTCAGCCCGCTGCGCCTTCGGAAGTGCAGCAAGCAGCACGTTCTTCACATCACCAACAATCGGGATGTAGGCGTCGATGTTCTTTCCGATTTCTGCCGGGTCAATATCTACATGCACAATTTTCGCCTGCGCGGCAAACTCATTTGTCCGTCCCATTGTGATCCGGTCATCGAAACGCGCCCCCATATTAATCAGCAAATCTGTATTCAACAGGGCTTGATTCGATGCATATGAACCGTGCATTCCCGGCATCCCCGGACAAAGCGTATGCGTTCCTGGAAAACCCGCAAGCCCCATAAATGTTGGAATAACAGGAATGTTCGTTTTTTCGGCGAATTCCAATAATTCTTTCTCCGCGCCGGCTGCAATAATTCCGCCACCTGCAAGAATCACCGGTTTTTTTGCTTCCGCAATCGCTTTTACCATACGATCAACTTGAAGATGATTCGGCTTTACATTCGGATTATACGAACGAAGCTTCACCGACTCCGGATAATAGAATGGCGCCTTCGCATTGTTAACGTCTTTAGGAATATCAATAAGCACAGGCCCCGGACGTCCGGTTGTTGCAATGTGAAACGCCTCTTTAATAATGCGTGGTAAATCCTTCACATCACGGACAAAATAATTATGCTTTGTAATCGGAACCGTAATCCCGGTAATATTGGCCTCTTGAAACGCGTCTGTACCAATCAAACTCTGTGCCACATTTCCGGTAATACAAACCAGCGGCACAGAATCCATATGCGCCGTTGCAATACCTGTTACAAGATTTGTTGCTCCAGGACCTGAAGTGGCAATGACTACACCCGGCTTTCCTGTGGCTCGTGCATAGCCGTCAGCCGCATGAATCGCTCCCTGCTCATGCCGTGTTAGAACATGCTTCAGATGGCTTGAATAAAGCGAGTCATAAATTGGGAGAACAGCTCCTCCCGGATAGCCGAATACGTGTTCTACACCCTCTAATAATAAGCAGCGCAGCAGCATGTCAGACCCTGACATGCTCTCTCCCATTTCGATTGGCGGCAGAGCAGCTTTTCGATTGTCAACCATCGCCGTATCTGTGCTCATGATACTTCCTCCTTCTTTACGTATCTCCCCATTGTTAAAATAGTCTAAAAATTTATACTGAACAGGATACGGACGTCTAACCGCTCCGTCCAGAAGTCATATATAGTAGATGAAAAATAAAGAAAACCCTTTCATCCCCTGACTTCCATCATGTCAGCCTGGGGCGAAAGAGTTTCGCGGTACCACCCAAATTCATTGCCGCCTCGCGGTCAGCAATCTCAGCAGGTTAGCTCTCTCTGGCTAACCCTGACACATAACGCGTGTCTCGCGGCTATTCCTACTAGAATCATCTTCGTTCGGAAAAGCAACTCTGGGGTGAGATACATAGGGCATTCTTATCCGGCTTCCACCATCCCGGACTCTCTGTAAAGAAGTGGCACTATGCGCGTCCCCGTCGACGTTATTTCTTATTTATCGCTCAATTTTCAATTCGTGAAAATGTTTAAATCGTTTGTGATATTACATGCAATTATAGACATGGATAAAACAAGTGTCAACCCGAAAAACAAATAAAATTTTCAAAATTGTATTTTCTATCTGTCCATTTTTACCGAACTTACACAACCGTTTCAGCCGCGTGCTCGGATTTGAGCGCTGCAATCGTATCTTCTACGCTCTGACTGCGAATGCCATTTAAGATCATATTTAAGAAAATGGCGGCAAAGCTTCCGGTAACAATTCCGCTCTCCATAATCAGACGCAGTCCGTCAGGAAGCTGTGAGAATACGGCCGGAGCAATCGATACGCCAAGACCAAGTCCTACAGAAACCGCTACAATGAGCATATTCTCCATACGGCGAAAATCTACCCTTACCAGTTGACGCACACCGGAGGAAATCACCATGCCGAACAGCGGAATCATCGCACCGCCAAGCACAGGATTTGGGATAACCGTTGTCAGCGCAGCAACCTTTGGCAGCAGACCAAGAGACATAATAATTACACAAGCGGCCACAACGACTCGACGTGCTTTTACACCTGTAAGAGCTACCAAACCTACGTTTTGTGAATACGTCGTATAAGGGAACGCCTGGAATATACCACCGATTACCTGCGCCATTCCTTCCGCACGCAGCCCGCGCTTAATATCTTTTCCATCAATCTTTTTATCACATACATCCGCCAGCGCAAAGAACACGCCCGTTGATTCTACCATGCTGACGATCCCAACCAGTACCATAGCAATGATAGCGGATAAATGGAACGTAGGCATTCCAAAACGGAATGGCTCTACCATATGAAACCAGCTTGCTTTGCTTACAGTGGAGAAGTCAACAAGCCCCATAAAATAGGCAACCGCAGTGCCGATAACAAGTGAAAGAAGCACGGAAATTGATTTCATAAATCCTTTAAAGAAGCGGTTCATCAATACGATCGATAAGAGTGTAATAGCGGCCAAAAATAAGCTTGTCCCGCTTCCGTAGCTAGGCGAATTGGGCTGTCCTACAATATTACCCATCGCCGCACCAATCAGCGACGTACCAATAATAACCACTACGGAACCTGTTACAACAGGTGGGAAAAACCGTAAAATTTTATCCATAAATTGCGACATAATCATGATAATAATCCCCGCAGCAATTATGGCTCCGTAAATGGCTGTAATCCCTTGTGCATTTCCGATGGCAATCATTGGACCCACTGCCTGGAACGCACAACCCATCAAAATAGGCAATTTCACACCGAAATACTTACCGCCGATAACCTGCAGCAGAGAAGCAATCCCGCAGGT includes:
- the ilvC gene encoding ketol-acid reductoisomerase, coding for MITMYYEKDANQELLQGKTIAIVGYGSQGHAQAQNLRDSGMKVVIGLRKGRSWDQAEADGFEVLTVDEAAARADLIMILLPDEMQGKVYKEQIEPNLKEGAALFFSHGFNIHFEQIVAPEGVDVVMVAPKSPGHMVRRVYTEGFGVPGLLAVYQDGTGKAKEIGLAYASGIGCTRAGVIETTFREETETDLFGEQAVLCGGTSELVKAGFETLVEAGYAPEIAYFECLHELKLIVDLMYEGGLEYMRYSISDTAEFGDYSIGQRIVTEETKQEMKKVLKEIQTGEFAKNWIIENQSGRAAFGARRRIEKEHQIEQVGKQLREMMAWIKK
- the ilvN gene encoding acetolactate synthase small subunit codes for the protein MEQKHTISILVNDQPGVLTRVANLMGQRGFNIDSITVGQSEEPGLSRMIIVTSGDDRTIEQIMKQFHKLIDVLKVQHLSSGAMVSRELALIKVEATPATRAEINGIIEPFRASIVDVGPISLVIQVTGDSDKIDALIELLMPYGIKELSRTGVTAIGRGTPALSRNA
- the ilvB gene encoding biosynthetic-type acetolactate synthase large subunit — its product is MSTDTAMVDNRKAALPPIEMGESMSGSDMLLRCLLLEGVEHVFGYPGGAVLPIYDSLYSSHLKHVLTRHEQGAIHAADGYARATGKPGVVIATSGPGATNLVTGIATAHMDSVPLVCITGNVAQSLIGTDAFQEANITGITVPITKHNYFVRDVKDLPRIIKEAFHIATTGRPGPVLIDIPKDVNNAKAPFYYPESVKLRSYNPNVKPNHLQVDRMVKAIAEAKKPVILAGGGIIAAGAEKELLEFAEKTNIPVIPTFMGLAGFPGTHTLCPGMPGMHGSYASNQALLNTDLLINMGARFDDRITMGRTNEFAAQAKIVHVDIDPAEIGKNIDAYIPIVGDVKNVLLAALPKAQRADSDEWVAQIHAWNAEHPYRYNLSPEGNLKPQKAIEIMYESTGGDAIVTTDVGQHQMWVAQYFKFKNQRSFISSGGLGTMGFGFPAAIGAQMAHPDKVVISVSGDGGFQMNLQELAVVANHKLPIKIVVINNRCLGMVRQWQELFYDHRYSQIDLSMSVDFVKLAEAYGIKGLRASNDEDAEQVWQEAMNTSGPVLVEFVVEPEENVYPMVAAGNTLDQMVLGDEE
- a CDS encoding nucleobase:cation symporter-2 family protein, whose product is MQKKVGLWKTGTLGMQHVLAMYAGAVVVPLIVGPAIGMTPEQVAYLISIDLFTCGIASLLQVIGGKYFGVKLPILMGCAFQAVGPMIAIGNAQGITAIYGAIIAAGIIIMIMSQFMDKILRFFPPVVTGSVVVIIGTSLIGAAMGNIVGQPNSPSYGSGTSLFLAAITLLSIVLMNRFFKGFMKSISVLLSLVIGTAVAYFMGLVDFSTVSKASWFHMVEPFRFGMPTFHLSAIIAMVLVGIVSMVESTGVFFALADVCDKKIDGKDIKRGLRAEGMAQVIGGIFQAFPYTTYSQNVGLVALTGVKARRVVVAACVIIMSLGLLPKVAALTTVIPNPVLGGAMIPLFGMVISSGVRQLVRVDFRRMENMLIVAVSVGLGLGVSIAPAVFSQLPDGLRLIMESGIVTGSFAAIFLNMILNGIRSQSVEDTIAALKSEHAAETVV